In Mixophyes fleayi isolate aMixFle1 chromosome 4, aMixFle1.hap1, whole genome shotgun sequence, the following proteins share a genomic window:
- the SPAG7 gene encoding sperm-associated antigen 7: MADLLGSILSSMERPPVVGDKESRRKAKEQAARIKNLQEHEKRQKMEFRKKMEKQISQFIQDTTMTKKKFKPMGKIERSILHDVVEVAGLTSFSFGEDEESRYVMIFKNEFAPCDEELEAYRNGEEWDPSKAEEKRRLKELARREAEADALRGPSCVNPTTDYKDKYSHLIGKVAAKDAAHTLQANKTYGCVPVANKRDTRSIEEAMNEIRAKKRLKQEDGESATSSS, from the exons atggcggaTCTGCTCGGTTCTATCCTAAGCTCCATGGAGCGGCCGCCTGTGGTCGGGGACAAGGAGAGTCGGCGGAAAGCTAAGG AGCAAGCAGCCCGGATCAAGAATCTTCAAGAACATGAAAAGAGACAGAAAATGGAGTTTAGGAAAAAG ATGGAGAAGCAAATCTCGCAGTTTATCCAGGACACCACAATGACCAAGAAGAAGTTTAAGCCGATGGGGAAGATTGAGCGCAGTATTCT TCATGACGTTGTGGAAGTGGCCGGACTGACGTCTTTCTCATTCGGAGAGGATGAGGAGAGCAGATACGTCATGATATTTAAGAAT GAGTTTGCCCCGTGTGATGAAGAGCTGGAGGCATATCGTAATGGCGAGGAATGGGACCCCAGCAAGGCGGAGGAGAAGAGGAGGTTGAAG GAGTTGGCTCGGAGAGAGGCAGAGGCTGACGCGTTGAGGGGTCCATCCTGTGTCAACCCCACCACCGACTACAAGGATAAATACAGTCACCTGATTGGGAAAGTGGCTGCCAAGGACGCTGCCCACACTCTGCAAGCCAACAAGACGTACGGCTGCG TTCCTGTCGCTAATAAGCGAGACACGCGATCCATCGAGGAGGCCATGAACGAGATACGCGCCAAGAAGCGCCTGAAGCAAGAGGACGGGGAGTCGGCGACCAGCAGCTCCTAA
- the ENO3 gene encoding beta-enolase has product MSIQKIHAREILDSRGNPTVEVDLYTGKGLFRAAVPSGASTGIYEALELRDGDKARYLGKGVLKAVDHINKTIVPALLEKKFNVVDQEKIDKLMLELDGTENKSKFGANAILGVSLAVCKAGAAEKGVPLYRHIADLAGNPDIILPVPAFNVINGGSHAGNKLAMQEFMILPVGASSFREAMRIGAEVYHNLKAVIKAKYGKDATNVGDEGGFAPNILENNEALELLKAAIEKAGYPDKIVIGMDIAASEFYRKGKYDLDFKSPDDPKRYISGEELGNLYKTFIKNYPVVSIEDPFDQDDWDTWKSFLSTVDIQIVGDDLTVTNPKRIQKAVEQKACNCLLLKVNQIGSVTESIQACKLAQSNGWGVMVSHRSGETEDTFIADLVVGLCTGQIKTGAPCRSERLSKYNQLMRIEEELGDKAHFAGRKFRNPRAK; this is encoded by the exons ATGTCCATTCAGAAGATTCACGCCAGGGAGATCCTGGACTCCAGGGGTAACCCCACCGTAGAGGTTGACCTGTATACCGGGAAAG GTCTCTTCCGGGCTGCCGTACCAAGCGGAGCATCCACAGGGATCTACGAGGCCCTCGAGCTAAGGGATGGCGACAAAGCTCGATACCTGGGGAAAG GTGTCCTCAAGGCCGTGGATCACATCAACAAGACCATTGTACCAGCTTTACTGGAAAAG AAATTCAATGTTGTGGATCAAGAAAAGATCGACAAATTAATGCTTGAACTTGATGGGacggagaataaat CAAAATTCGGTGCTAATGCCATTCTGGGGGTGTCACTGGCGGTGTGCAAGGCTGGCGCAGCAGAGAAAGGAGTCCCCCTGTACCGACACATCGCTGACCTGGCAGGAAACCCCGACATTATACTTCCTGTCCCT GCATTCAATGTCATAAACGGAGGTTCACACGCAGGGAACAAGTTGGCCATGCAAGAATTCATGATCCTGCCTGTGGGGGCATCAAGCTTCCGGGAGGCGATGCGCATTGGGGCAGAGGTTTATCACAACCTAAAGGCTGTCATTAAGGCCAAGTATGGCAAGGACGCAACCAATGTTGGTGATGAAGGTGGCTTTGCTCCCAATATCTTGGAGAACAATGAGG CTCTGGAGCTCCTGAAGGCTGCCATTGAGAAGGCTGGGTATCCCGATAAGATTGTCATTGGAATGGACATCGCTGCATCAGAATTCTACCGCAAAGGAAAATACGATCTGGACTTCAAATCTCCCGATGACCCAAAACGTTACATCTCCGGGGAAGAGCTCGGCAACTTGTACAAGACATTCATCAAGAACTATCCTG TGGTCTCTATTGAGGATCCCTTTGACCAGGATGACTGGGACACCTGGAAGAGCTTCTTGTCCACAGTTGACATCCAGATAGTTGGGGATGATCTGACTGTCACAAACCCCAAGAGGATCCAGAAGGCCGTAGAGCAGAAGGCCTGTAACTGTCTCCTGCTGAAAGTCAATCAGATTGGATCAGTGACCGAGTCCATCCAGGC GTGTAAGCTGGCCCAGTCCAACGGATGGGGTGTGATGGTCAGCCATCGCTCTGGAGAGACAGAAGACACTTTCATTGCTGATCTGGTGGTCGGTCTGTGTACAGGACAG aTTAAAACTGGCGCCCCCTGCAGGTCAGAGAGATTGTCCAAGTACAACCAGCTGATGAG GATCGAGGAAGAGTTGGGAGATAAAGCTCATTTTGCCGGGCGGAAGTTCAGGAACCCCAGAGCCaagtaa